A stretch of the Vibrio gazogenes genome encodes the following:
- a CDS encoding FdhF/YdeP family oxidoreductase has protein sequence MSYKKYSGSAGGWGALKATTQHLFKSENVAKNIFNLLRTNQDHGFDCPGCAWGEKGVPGRFRFCENGAKAVNWEATSRRVGREFFAQYSVEWLNRQTDYFLEYQGRLNEPMSYNPETDHYEPISWDDAYEMVASYLNLLEDPNQAEFYTSGRASNEAAFVYQLLVRRFGTNNFPDCSNMCHEATSYALGKSIGIGKGTVTIDDFEKADAIFLFGQNPGTNHPRMLETLSDAYRRGAKVVAFNNLKERGLERFTNPQHSLEMISNSSTPTTSHYFMPKLGGDMAVVRGIVKVLLGYHQAAVQRGESVFDLAFLEEHTQGLSAYLEQVEATPWSAIIQQSGLTQDEMIQVADIYLHAERRIVTWAMGITQHKHSVAIIEELVNLQLLFGQIGKPGAGLCPVRGHSNVQGDRTVGINDHPPQALLNNIEKVFGFHPPQAHGHNVHHALQAMARGDSKVFIGLGGNLVAAAPDTARVAQAMRQCELTVHIATKLNRSHVNPGKASLILPCLGRTDIDMQASGEQRVTVEDSFSMVHASSGRVDMSEESVRSEVAIIVGIAKATLGAHNPVDWQSLADNYDRIRDLIEQTIPGFDNFNQRLDIPGGFYLGNSARELNWKTASGKAEISANRLPQYILSFDPQSMTDKPVFILQTMRSHDQYNTTVYGYDDRYRGIWGERQVIFLNPKDIELLGLKPEERVDIETIWTDDVQRKIYNFKVVPYQIPQGNVAAYFPEANALIPLDSKGDWSDTPTSKMVAVMLVPTQNQPLLIQ, from the coding sequence ATGAGTTATAAAAAATATTCAGGTTCTGCCGGTGGGTGGGGGGCTTTAAAAGCGACGACTCAACATTTGTTCAAAAGTGAAAATGTAGCAAAGAATATATTCAATTTACTGCGTACTAACCAAGATCATGGATTTGACTGTCCGGGATGTGCCTGGGGAGAGAAAGGCGTTCCGGGACGTTTTCGTTTCTGCGAGAACGGTGCGAAAGCGGTCAACTGGGAAGCGACATCTCGCCGGGTCGGTCGGGAATTTTTTGCACAATATTCTGTGGAATGGTTGAACAGACAGACGGACTACTTTCTCGAATATCAGGGGCGTCTCAATGAGCCGATGAGTTATAACCCAGAAACGGATCACTACGAGCCGATTAGTTGGGATGACGCCTACGAGATGGTTGCCAGTTATCTGAATCTACTCGAGGATCCCAATCAAGCTGAATTCTATACATCAGGGCGAGCCAGTAATGAGGCCGCTTTTGTTTATCAGCTATTGGTCCGCCGCTTTGGTACCAATAACTTTCCTGATTGTTCCAATATGTGCCATGAAGCAACCAGTTATGCGTTGGGGAAAAGTATTGGTATCGGCAAAGGCACGGTAACTATCGATGACTTTGAAAAAGCGGATGCAATTTTCTTATTCGGACAGAACCCGGGAACAAACCATCCCCGGATGCTCGAAACATTGAGCGATGCCTACCGACGCGGCGCCAAAGTCGTTGCTTTCAACAATCTGAAAGAGCGAGGGCTAGAGCGTTTTACCAATCCGCAACACTCACTCGAAATGATCAGTAATAGCTCTACACCGACAACCAGTCACTATTTTATGCCGAAATTGGGGGGCGATATGGCTGTCGTCCGCGGTATCGTCAAGGTGTTGCTGGGGTATCATCAGGCAGCCGTACAACGTGGTGAGTCGGTTTTTGATTTAGCGTTTCTAGAGGAGCATACGCAAGGGTTATCTGCATACCTCGAACAGGTTGAAGCCACACCTTGGTCGGCGATTATTCAGCAATCAGGTCTGACTCAGGATGAAATGATTCAAGTTGCCGATATTTATCTTCATGCGGAACGACGGATTGTGACCTGGGCGATGGGAATTACTCAGCATAAACATTCGGTTGCAATTATCGAAGAGCTTGTCAACTTGCAGTTGTTGTTCGGCCAAATCGGTAAGCCGGGCGCGGGATTGTGTCCGGTTCGTGGGCATTCGAACGTACAGGGGGATCGGACCGTTGGTATCAATGACCATCCGCCGCAAGCGTTGTTAAATAATATCGAAAAAGTATTCGGCTTTCACCCGCCACAAGCGCATGGCCATAATGTTCATCATGCATTACAAGCGATGGCGCGTGGTGACAGTAAAGTGTTTATCGGTTTGGGTGGCAATTTAGTTGCGGCTGCACCGGATACAGCCCGGGTTGCACAGGCGATGCGTCAATGTGAATTGACTGTCCATATTGCGACCAAGCTGAACCGGAGTCATGTGAATCCCGGTAAAGCGTCGTTGATTTTACCATGTCTGGGCCGAACCGATATTGATATGCAGGCCAGTGGTGAACAGCGGGTGACGGTCGAGGATTCGTTCTCCATGGTTCATGCTTCATCGGGGCGTGTGGACATGAGCGAAGAGTCGGTTCGTTCCGAAGTCGCCATTATCGTCGGGATCGCTAAAGCAACGCTGGGAGCACATAACCCTGTCGACTGGCAATCTTTGGCGGATAACTATGATCGTATCCGTGATTTGATTGAACAAACGATCCCCGGCTTTGACAATTTTAATCAACGGCTCGATATACCGGGTGGGTTTTACTTGGGGAATAGTGCCAGAGAGCTGAACTGGAAAACCGCTTCGGGAAAAGCGGAGATCTCTGCCAATCGACTGCCGCAGTATATATTGTCGTTTGACCCACAAAGTATGACGGATAAACCCGTCTTTATTCTGCAGACGATGCGCTCACACGATCAGTACAATACGACAGTGTATGGGTATGATGATCGCTATCGGGGGATCTGGGGTGAGCGTCAGGTGATTTTCCTGAATCCGAAAGATATTGAATTACTGGGATTAAAACCCGAAGAGCGAGTTGATATCGAGACGATCTGGACAGATGATGTCCAACGGAAAATTTATAACTTTAAGGTTGTTCCATATCAAATTCCGCAGGGAAATGTGGCTGCGTATTTTCCGGAAGCGAATGCATTGATCCCACTTGATAGTAAAGGGGACTGGAGTGATACACCTACATCGAAAATGGTGGCAGTGATGCTGGTTCCGACGCAGAATCAACCCTTATTAATCCAATAA
- a CDS encoding DEAD/DEAH box helicase, whose translation MSFEKLGLSTPLLQAIRELGYHQPTTIQNQAIPVILQDNDLIAAAQTGTGKTAGFVLPILNKLAQGQTQRKKRIRALILVPTRELAMQVAEKITQYGKYLPLTSLAVYGGVDEKPQKQHLIEGVDVLVATPGRLLDLYHQRAVYFEEVEVLVLDEADRMLDMGFIDDLNKILDRLPENIQHLLFSATLSHKVRDLAKTAVHHPHEISIAANQASKPNIEQWLITVDKDKKSALLAHLIQENQWDQALIFIETKHGAAKLVAQLEKRGIQAEAFHSGRSQAIRAKLLEDFKNGQIKYMVATGVAARGIDIDSLQRVINYDLPFPADEYVHRIGRTGRANASGEAISFVSKDNFKNLCMIESRLGHLIERRDVVGFEPKKPVPISILNYVPKHKRTDA comes from the coding sequence ATGTCATTCGAGAAACTCGGACTCAGCACGCCCCTACTTCAAGCGATTCGTGAGCTTGGGTATCATCAGCCGACAACGATTCAGAATCAGGCTATCCCTGTGATTCTACAGGACAATGACCTCATTGCTGCGGCCCAAACCGGCACCGGTAAGACAGCTGGCTTTGTTCTCCCGATATTGAACAAACTCGCCCAAGGGCAAACACAGCGTAAAAAACGTATTCGGGCTTTGATTTTAGTACCCACTCGTGAGCTGGCAATGCAGGTTGCGGAGAAGATTACGCAATATGGCAAGTATCTCCCCCTGACATCACTTGCAGTTTATGGCGGTGTTGATGAAAAGCCACAGAAACAGCACCTCATTGAAGGCGTTGATGTATTGGTAGCGACACCAGGACGGCTCCTCGACCTGTATCACCAACGGGCAGTGTACTTCGAAGAAGTCGAAGTGTTAGTCCTTGATGAAGCAGACCGGATGCTGGATATGGGATTTATCGATGACCTCAATAAAATTCTCGATCGGTTACCAGAAAATATTCAACACTTATTATTCTCTGCGACGTTATCCCACAAAGTCCGCGATCTCGCCAAGACCGCAGTCCATCATCCGCACGAAATTAGCATCGCAGCAAATCAGGCTTCCAAGCCCAATATCGAACAGTGGCTAATCACGGTTGATAAAGACAAAAAATCAGCGCTGCTGGCTCATCTGATTCAAGAGAACCAATGGGATCAAGCACTAATCTTTATTGAAACCAAACATGGTGCCGCCAAACTGGTGGCTCAGTTGGAAAAACGAGGCATTCAAGCCGAAGCTTTTCATAGCGGTCGTAGCCAGGCCATCCGAGCCAAGTTGCTGGAAGATTTTAAAAACGGCCAAATCAAATATATGGTGGCAACTGGTGTGGCGGCACGAGGCATCGATATTGATTCACTGCAACGTGTCATCAACTACGATCTGCCTTTTCCTGCGGATGAATATGTTCACCGCATCGGCCGGACCGGGAGAGCCAATGCATCCGGTGAAGCCATTTCTTTTGTGTCTAAAGACAATTTTAAAAATTTGTGCATGATTGAAAGCCGTCTCGGTCACTTAATTGAGCGTAGAGACGTTGTCGGATTCGAACCCAAAAAACCGGTTCCCATCTCCATTCTGAACTATGTGCCTAAACATAAACGGACGGATGCTTAA
- a CDS encoding AAA family ATPase: protein MTKIYATCGFIGSGKTTYAKTLAEKCGAFRFSIDEWMLPLYGEHMERDVFDHRLSTLKGLFEEAALQLFALGTPVIFDFGLWTRTERQAFSHWASSIGVDYQIHYLDVSFDICKQRALARNSEREEKSYEMTPEMLDLFWSRFEVPSPEENVVWVQTTT from the coding sequence ATGACTAAGATTTATGCTACATGTGGTTTTATTGGCTCAGGAAAGACAACATATGCGAAAACACTGGCGGAGAAATGTGGTGCGTTTCGCTTCTCTATCGATGAATGGATGCTCCCGCTATATGGCGAACATATGGAAAGGGATGTGTTTGATCACCGTCTGTCAACGCTAAAAGGCCTGTTTGAAGAGGCTGCATTACAGCTTTTCGCCCTGGGTACGCCAGTCATTTTTGACTTTGGACTTTGGACCCGTACTGAACGTCAAGCGTTTAGTCATTGGGCATCCAGTATCGGTGTGGATTATCAAATTCACTACTTGGATGTCAGCTTCGATATCTGCAAACAGCGGGCTCTTGCCCGTAATTCAGAACGAGAAGAAAAGTCTTACGAAATGACCCCGGAAATGTTGGATTTATTCTGGTCCAGGTTTGAAGTGCCAAGTCCAGAGGAAAATGTGGTTTGGGTGCAGACAACAACCTAA
- the dbpA gene encoding ATP-dependent RNA helicase DbpA has protein sequence MSQLPFSSLPLSPELLQSLDTLGYTHMTPIQAQSLPFLLQGKDIIGQGKTGSGKTAAFGLSLLHNLNVKRFRVQSLVLCPTRELADQVANEIRSLAKTVHNIKVLTLCGGMPMGPQIGSLAHGAHILVGTPGRMLDHLQKGRIDLSELNTLVLDEADRMLEMGFQDALDAIIDHVPSQRQTLLFSATFPTQIQSIAQRIMQNPEWIKVESTHDNTSIHQAFYQVGGDEERLKALKKLLLAHQPESTVIFCNTKREVQEVADALYHDGFSVIDLHGDLEQRERNQSLVQFANKSVSILIATDVAARGLDVDQLDMVINYRLSRDPEVHVHRIGRTGRAGSKGMACSLFSANEGIRVAQIDEYMNTPIDPVALPTDEVLSRTPFQPQMVTIEISGGKKQKVRAGDILGALTGQQGIDGKQVGKINLFDMRAYVAIHKSVGKKAVKKLENGKIKGRSFRARIIK, from the coding sequence GTGAGCCAGTTACCTTTTTCTTCTCTGCCTTTATCGCCGGAATTATTGCAGAGCCTTGACACCCTTGGCTATACCCATATGACGCCGATTCAAGCGCAGAGTCTGCCTTTTCTGCTTCAGGGAAAAGATATTATCGGACAGGGTAAAACCGGATCGGGTAAAACCGCAGCATTTGGCCTCAGCTTATTACATAACCTGAATGTGAAACGCTTTCGCGTACAGTCACTGGTCCTGTGCCCTACTCGCGAATTAGCGGATCAAGTCGCCAATGAGATCCGTTCACTGGCCAAAACCGTACATAATATTAAAGTGCTGACACTCTGCGGTGGCATGCCGATGGGACCACAAATCGGTTCTCTCGCTCATGGCGCGCATATTTTGGTTGGTACTCCGGGACGCATGCTTGACCATTTACAAAAAGGTCGCATCGACTTATCAGAATTAAATACCTTGGTCTTGGATGAAGCTGACCGGATGCTAGAAATGGGCTTTCAAGACGCGCTGGATGCGATTATTGACCACGTGCCGTCTCAACGACAAACATTGCTGTTCAGTGCCACCTTTCCGACACAAATTCAGTCAATTGCGCAGCGGATCATGCAGAATCCAGAGTGGATAAAAGTCGAATCGACCCATGATAATACCTCTATTCATCAAGCGTTCTATCAAGTCGGTGGAGATGAGGAGCGCTTAAAGGCCCTGAAAAAGCTGCTACTTGCTCATCAACCGGAATCAACCGTTATTTTCTGTAATACCAAACGTGAGGTTCAAGAGGTTGCCGATGCCCTCTACCACGACGGCTTCAGTGTCATCGATTTACATGGCGATCTGGAACAGCGGGAACGGAACCAATCGTTAGTTCAGTTTGCCAATAAAAGTGTATCGATTCTCATTGCAACCGATGTCGCCGCGCGTGGTCTGGATGTTGACCAACTCGACATGGTCATCAACTACCGCCTGTCACGTGATCCTGAAGTCCATGTTCACCGAATCGGGCGAACAGGCAGAGCGGGCAGTAAAGGCATGGCATGTAGTTTATTCAGCGCCAACGAAGGCATTCGGGTTGCTCAGATCGACGAATACATGAATACACCGATTGATCCGGTTGCACTACCGACTGACGAGGTACTTAGCCGTACACCATTTCAACCTCAGATGGTTACCATTGAGATTTCCGGTGGTAAGAAACAAAAAGTCCGTGCCGGTGATATTCTCGGCGCCCTCACTGGTCAGCAAGGTATTGACGGGAAACAAGTCGGAAAAATTAATCTCTTTGATATGCGAGCCTATGTGGCTATACACAAAAGTGTCGGCAAAAAAGCAGTAAAGAAATTAGAAAATGGCAAAATTAAAGGGCGTTCTTTCAGAGCAAGAATCATCAAGTAA
- a CDS encoding DUF3750 domain-containing protein: MFRSLLIVFVMIGTLSCSGGDWRTASREPAGIAPEPEQEKDAVIEVYSADAFGWRGWFAVHTWIALKPENAPEYTVYEVIGWRLKQGRSVLTEYQTKHPDRYWYGAKPEKVLSIQGEKASQLIPEITAAIEFYPWADEYTLFPGPNSNTFPAWVGLQVPALGLKMPFRAIGSGYAN, from the coding sequence ATGTTTAGGTCTCTTTTAATTGTGTTTGTGATGATCGGAACGTTGAGTTGCAGTGGTGGGGACTGGCGTACCGCAAGTCGTGAACCCGCAGGCATCGCCCCAGAGCCGGAGCAAGAGAAAGATGCAGTGATTGAAGTGTATTCTGCCGATGCGTTCGGCTGGCGCGGCTGGTTTGCTGTACATACTTGGATTGCTCTGAAACCGGAAAATGCACCTGAATATACGGTTTACGAGGTCATCGGTTGGCGACTCAAACAAGGACGCTCGGTTCTAACCGAGTATCAAACCAAACATCCGGATCGCTATTGGTATGGTGCCAAACCAGAAAAAGTGTTGTCTATCCAAGGCGAAAAAGCGAGCCAACTGATCCCTGAAATTACGGCTGCTATTGAATTTTACCCGTGGGCAGATGAATACACCCTCTTCCCCGGGCCGAACAGCAATACATTTCCGGCATGGGTTGGTTTACAGGTACCCGCTCTGGGATTAAAAATGCCTTTCCGGGCAATCGGGAGCGGCTACGCGAATTAA
- a CDS encoding FAD-dependent oxidoreductase produces the protein MVNITIDGSTYTVDPNQTLLSATRTCGVPLPSLCDTDATDSIHQHCKLCEVDILGTGIVPACQQMPVEGMVVTTTSNHLSERRKKHLQDILSQPNIICSEPPCQTACPAHVDIQQYLAFIAQGNYQQAVAVIKKTLPMPLSIGRVCPAFCESGCQRQQLDEPLAIRQLKRHAADHDLAAFQSYLPERKAEKHKKVAIVGAGPGGLSCGYFLTNEGYDVTILEAMPQAGGWLRYGIPEYRLPKAILDQEIELMCRHGMAIKTNQRLGKDFLLSSLSDDYDAVCLAIGASQASGMAYPGSDLDGCYLGVDFLKDHMLEQQCTVGQNVAVIGGGNTAIDCARTALRLGAQATIIYRRSREEMPAEDYEIEEAEHEGVQFYFLTNPAENIADQHGRVCQVKLEKMALGEPDASGRRRPQPTGEYITESFDTVISAISQQTDVSFLDDDDITLPLNRYQTIDVNEDNMFSGSRNIFAIGDFRRGPATAVEAVADGRKAAYGIDCFLGGDMEKLYTESFRERNITRSHLIRPEHIEKLKNELRSIVQGDTQEQRDQALAQAMQHILRAKMPELTLAERQHNFKEVETGFTDQVAMNEARRCLSCGCPDGNDCKLRHYATEYHVDKSLLPHSDCA, from the coding sequence ATGGTGAATATTACGATCGATGGATCAACGTATACAGTCGATCCGAATCAAACACTACTCAGTGCGACAAGAACCTGTGGTGTTCCTCTGCCTTCACTCTGTGATACCGACGCGACTGACAGTATTCATCAACACTGTAAACTCTGCGAAGTTGACATTCTCGGTACAGGTATTGTCCCTGCTTGTCAGCAAATGCCAGTAGAAGGCATGGTGGTAACCACGACGTCCAATCACCTCTCAGAACGCAGAAAAAAACACCTTCAGGATATTCTTTCTCAACCGAATATCATCTGTAGTGAACCGCCTTGTCAAACCGCCTGCCCTGCCCATGTCGATATTCAGCAATATCTGGCGTTCATCGCACAGGGTAACTATCAGCAAGCTGTTGCCGTCATCAAGAAAACACTGCCCATGCCACTGTCAATTGGCCGGGTCTGCCCGGCTTTCTGTGAATCCGGATGTCAGCGTCAACAATTAGATGAGCCACTGGCAATCCGTCAGCTAAAACGCCACGCAGCGGATCATGATCTGGCTGCATTTCAGTCTTATCTGCCAGAAAGAAAAGCCGAGAAACATAAAAAAGTAGCGATTGTCGGCGCCGGACCGGGAGGACTCAGCTGCGGCTACTTCCTCACCAATGAAGGTTATGATGTCACTATCTTGGAAGCGATGCCCCAAGCCGGCGGATGGCTTCGCTATGGTATTCCCGAATACCGACTGCCGAAAGCAATTCTTGACCAAGAAATTGAATTGATGTGTCGTCATGGCATGGCCATCAAAACCAATCAGCGACTCGGTAAAGACTTCTTACTCTCGTCACTGAGCGATGACTATGATGCTGTTTGTCTGGCCATCGGTGCATCGCAAGCCAGCGGTATGGCCTACCCCGGCAGTGACCTCGATGGCTGTTATCTCGGCGTGGATTTCCTGAAAGATCACATGCTCGAACAACAGTGTACCGTCGGTCAGAACGTTGCTGTCATTGGTGGTGGTAATACCGCCATTGATTGCGCCCGGACCGCTTTGCGCCTCGGGGCACAGGCAACGATTATTTACCGTCGCTCCCGAGAAGAAATGCCGGCCGAAGATTATGAAATTGAAGAAGCAGAACATGAAGGTGTTCAATTTTATTTTCTGACCAATCCTGCCGAGAATATCGCCGATCAACATGGCCGGGTTTGTCAGGTCAAACTGGAAAAAATGGCCTTAGGCGAACCTGATGCTTCCGGACGCAGGCGCCCTCAACCGACCGGTGAATACATCACGGAATCCTTCGACACCGTTATTTCAGCAATTTCACAACAAACGGATGTCAGTTTTCTTGATGATGACGACATCACACTGCCACTCAACCGGTATCAGACCATTGATGTGAATGAAGACAATATGTTCTCCGGTTCACGCAATATTTTTGCAATCGGTGATTTTCGCCGAGGCCCGGCAACCGCTGTCGAAGCCGTCGCAGATGGCCGTAAAGCGGCATACGGTATTGACTGCTTTCTTGGCGGTGATATGGAAAAACTGTACACCGAGTCCTTCCGGGAAAGAAACATCACCAGAAGTCACCTGATCCGGCCTGAACATATTGAGAAACTCAAAAACGAACTCCGTTCAATCGTGCAGGGCGATACTCAGGAACAACGAGATCAGGCGCTGGCACAGGCAATGCAACACATTCTGAGAGCCAAAATGCCGGAACTGACATTAGCAGAGCGCCAGCATAACTTTAAAGAAGTCGAAACTGGCTTCACGGATCAGGTTGCAATGAACGAAGCCCGACGCTGTTTAAGCTGTGGCTGTCCGGATGGGAATGATTGTAAACTCCGCCACTATGCGACCGAGTATCATGTCGATAAGTCTTTATTACCACATTCGGATTGTGCTTAA
- the ahpC gene encoding alkyl hydroperoxide reductase subunit C, which translates to MINTKIKPFSATAYKNGEFVEVTEKSVEGKWAVFFFYPADFTFVCPTELGDLADHYAELQERGVEVFSVSTDTHFTHKAWHDSSDTIGKIQYYMLGDQTGNITNNFGVMREGQGLADRATFLIDPEGVIQAMEITAEGIGRDAEDLLRKVKAAQYVAAHPGEVCPAKWKEGEETLAPSLDLVGKI; encoded by the coding sequence ATGATCAACACAAAAATCAAACCATTTAGTGCAACCGCTTATAAAAACGGTGAATTTGTTGAAGTCACAGAAAAAAGTGTCGAGGGCAAATGGGCAGTATTTTTCTTCTATCCTGCTGATTTCACATTTGTTTGCCCAACAGAATTAGGTGATCTTGCCGATCATTATGCTGAGCTTCAAGAGCGTGGCGTTGAAGTATTCTCCGTCTCAACTGACACACACTTCACGCACAAAGCGTGGCATGACAGCTCTGACACAATTGGCAAAATTCAGTATTACATGCTTGGTGACCAAACCGGTAACATCACTAATAACTTCGGTGTCATGCGTGAAGGTCAGGGCCTTGCAGACCGTGCAACATTCCTCATCGATCCTGAAGGTGTCATTCAGGCAATGGAAATTACGGCTGAAGGGATTGGCCGTGACGCTGAAGACCTGCTGAGAAAAGTAAAAGCAGCACAATATGTTGCAGCACACCCAGGCGAAGTTTGCCCGGCAAAATGGAAAGAAGGTGAAGAAACTCTGGCTCCTTCACTGGATCTTGTCGGCAAGATCTAA
- the ahpF gene encoding alkyl hydroperoxide reductase subunit F, with amino-acid sequence MLDQAIKQQLKQYLTNLKEDVRLVVSLDESKASQEILSLAEEIETLSDRVSVVHDNAASERKPVMAVTNPEKGTQLRFAGVPMGHEFTSLVLALLHSGGHPMKLEDETITQIASLHKKLDVEIFISLSCQNCPDVVQAFNMMAAINPDIRVTMIDGALFQDEVKQRDILAVPSVFVNGELFGQGRMSLAEILTKIDDGAAERAAASINEKDPYDVLVVGGGPAGGAAAVYAARKGIRTGIVAKRLGGQVMDTMAIENFISVKRTEGPKLAADLGEHLKEYDVDLITDQQADRLMGAAYTEDGYIHVNLESGATLKSKSVILSPGARWREMNVPGEHEYRNKGVAYCPHCDGPLFKGKKTAVIGGGNSGIEAAIDLAGIVEHVTVLEFADVLRADQVLIDKANSLPNIDIITMAQTTEVIGDGKRVTGLKYKDRHTDEIHTLLLSGIFVQIGLVPNTEWLKDSDVTLSPRGEIEVGSRGDTSMSGVFAAGDATTVPYKQIIIAMGEGAKASLGAFDYLIRHQG; translated from the coding sequence ATGCTAGACCAAGCGATCAAACAACAATTAAAACAATATCTCACAAACTTAAAAGAAGATGTCCGCTTAGTGGTCAGTCTAGATGAAAGTAAAGCATCTCAAGAAATTCTTTCACTGGCTGAAGAGATCGAAACATTAAGCGATCGTGTCTCGGTAGTGCATGATAACGCGGCCAGTGAACGTAAACCCGTCATGGCGGTCACTAACCCGGAGAAAGGTACACAATTGCGTTTTGCCGGTGTGCCGATGGGACACGAATTTACTTCATTGGTATTAGCGCTGCTCCACTCGGGTGGTCATCCGATGAAACTTGAAGACGAAACCATCACACAGATTGCCAGTCTGCATAAAAAACTGGACGTGGAAATCTTTATTTCGCTTTCGTGCCAGAACTGTCCTGATGTGGTTCAAGCTTTCAACATGATGGCAGCAATCAACCCAGACATTCGTGTCACCATGATTGATGGCGCCCTGTTCCAAGATGAAGTCAAACAACGCGATATTCTGGCGGTGCCAAGCGTTTTCGTAAATGGTGAGTTATTTGGCCAAGGTCGGATGTCACTGGCAGAAATCTTAACCAAAATTGATGATGGTGCAGCAGAAAGAGCAGCAGCCAGTATTAACGAAAAAGACCCATACGATGTATTGGTCGTCGGTGGCGGACCTGCCGGTGGTGCTGCGGCTGTTTATGCCGCTCGTAAAGGCATCCGAACCGGTATCGTTGCGAAGCGTCTCGGTGGTCAGGTGATGGACACCATGGCAATTGAAAACTTTATTTCTGTCAAAAGAACGGAAGGCCCGAAACTGGCAGCCGATTTGGGTGAACATCTCAAAGAGTATGATGTGGATCTCATCACGGATCAGCAAGCCGATCGGCTGATGGGTGCTGCTTATACCGAAGATGGATATATTCACGTCAACCTTGAAAGCGGTGCAACACTCAAGAGTAAAAGTGTCATTCTCAGCCCGGGCGCACGCTGGAGAGAAATGAATGTTCCCGGTGAACATGAATACCGCAATAAAGGGGTGGCTTATTGCCCTCACTGTGATGGCCCACTGTTTAAAGGCAAGAAAACAGCCGTTATCGGTGGCGGCAACTCCGGTATTGAAGCCGCAATTGATTTAGCCGGGATTGTCGAACACGTTACGGTCCTTGAATTTGCCGATGTACTTCGAGCAGATCAAGTGCTGATTGATAAAGCAAACTCCCTGCCGAACATCGATATCATCACGATGGCACAGACAACCGAAGTGATCGGTGATGGGAAACGGGTGACCGGTCTTAAATATAAAGATCGTCATACTGATGAGATCCATACCCTGTTGTTGTCCGGTATTTTTGTACAGATTGGTTTGGTACCCAATACCGAATGGCTAAAAGATTCAGATGTGACACTGTCACCAAGAGGTGAGATTGAAGTCGGTAGCCGGGGCGATACCAGTATGTCAGGTGTTTTTGCTGCCGGAGATGCGACGACTGTCCCTTATAAACAGATCATTATCGCGATGGGCGAAGGGGCGAAAGCCAGTCTGGGGGCATTTGATTACCTGATTCGTCATCAGGGCTGA